A stretch of the Agrobacterium fabrum str. C58 genome encodes the following:
- a CDS encoding LysR family transcriptional regulator gives MDRFDAMSVLLAVVDAGSLSAGARRLHAPLATVSRKVADLEKHLGARLVLRTRRGLTLTDEGRNYVAASRRILEALDVAEEEVSGAHGALRGGLHMTAPIAFGERHVLPIALEFLREHQEIDLRLTLADRQISLADEHVDVALRIGHLADSALIATRVGAVRRVVCASPDYLACRGVPLQPDDLARHDGISFQGFATAPEVRYRRDVTAFNVEPRARFAVNTTEAAIRAAVSGIGIIRVLSYQVADQIKSGALQEVLSEFAPEPLPVNVVHGPVDPMPMKVRRFLNWITPRLRAQMAY, from the coding sequence ATGGATCGATTTGATGCGATGTCGGTGCTGCTTGCCGTGGTCGATGCCGGCAGCCTATCGGCGGGAGCCCGGCGCTTGCATGCGCCGCTCGCCACGGTCAGTCGCAAGGTCGCCGACCTTGAAAAGCATCTCGGTGCCCGTCTGGTGCTTCGTACCCGCCGTGGCCTGACTTTGACGGATGAAGGACGAAACTATGTCGCTGCGTCAAGGCGTATCCTGGAAGCACTGGACGTAGCGGAAGAAGAGGTCAGCGGTGCCCATGGCGCGCTGCGTGGAGGGCTGCATATGACCGCACCGATTGCCTTCGGGGAACGCCATGTTCTGCCGATTGCCCTGGAATTCCTGAGGGAACATCAGGAAATCGACCTGCGGCTGACATTGGCTGATCGACAGATAAGTCTGGCAGATGAGCACGTCGATGTCGCCCTGCGCATTGGCCATCTAGCCGATAGCGCGCTGATCGCCACACGCGTCGGCGCCGTACGCCGGGTGGTTTGCGCCAGCCCCGACTATCTCGCTTGCCGAGGCGTTCCGCTTCAACCCGACGATCTCGCTCGACACGACGGAATAAGTTTCCAAGGCTTTGCGACTGCACCAGAAGTGCGCTACCGCCGCGACGTGACCGCCTTCAACGTCGAACCAAGAGCAAGGTTCGCGGTCAACACGACGGAGGCGGCAATTCGGGCGGCAGTATCAGGTATCGGCATCATCCGCGTGCTCTCCTACCAGGTGGCCGATCAGATTAAGTCCGGCGCCTTGCAGGAGGTCCTCAGCGAATTCGCGCCTGAACCGCTGCCCGTTAATGTCGTCCATGGGCCAGTCGATCCTATGCCAATGAAAGTGCGACGCTTCCTGAACTGGATCACGCCGCGTCTGCGCGCGCAAATGGCCTATTAG